The sequence TCTGATATCGGTATGGCTACTCCTGCTCTCTTTTGTTTCCCACTTTCATGGAATACCTTTCACCATCCCTTCATGTTGAGCATAGGTATGACCTTAAaactgaagtgagtctcttgtaggcagcagtGCAGTTgagcatttgttttgttttgtttttaatccatccatccactctaTTCCTTTTGCTGGAGAACTAAATCCAGTTACATTCAGAGTAATTATCGATAGGTAAGTATTTAATAATGCCATCATATTGATTTCTGACTGATTTTTAGTTCCCTAattcctttcttccattttagCTGCTTTCCTTTGTAAATTGATTTTCATGGTAAGTTTTGGTTCCCTTCTCTTCATCTTTGTGAATCTAATGTATGCTTTTGCTTTGTCGTTACCATGGAGCTTGCATAAAATATCACACACGTTAAGTTTTTTATATTaccatttatgtattttaaattgcaTACCCATTAAAAAATTGTTGATGCTACagcaaatttttatcttttaatcttGATGCTAGAGTTAAGTAGGTACACCCCCATATTACACTGTTAGATTATTCTGGATCTGAATGTATGCGTCCCTCTACCACTGTGTTGTATGTTTTTGTAATATTAATTGAGTGGAAGGAGTAAGTCCCACGCATGTTCTTTTCTGACCCTGAGGTCTGTGACTGTCCCAACCCTCGTGCTCTGTCCACCTGACCTCATGCTATGAGCCCCGGAAGGAAGTCAATGTGAGAATATGGGGGAAGGGCGGGCCCAAGTGCTCCCCATTGCTCAGGTCCAGTCACCCCTAACTCCCCACAAGTAACCCAGGTTTCGGGGGGGGGGGTCTCCTGTTTCTAAGATGGGAAGCCATGTCCCCAGAGCCACCTTCCCATTTTCACTCATCCACACCCTCAGCAGTTGGCAGACATCACAGAATCACAAGGTAGGATCCAGTGCCTCCTCCAGCGACTCCAACATTTTGAGATGTCCTGTCCTGAGGTTTGGTGAAATGCATCCTCCCCTTCTAAGTTTTGGGAACATGACAACACCCCTTGaataaaggagatccaacccttGCTTTGGCTCACTCAATGCCTTACAGAATCTGGACCAGTCTCTACTTCCATTACTCCCTGATTCACATCTTTCTGCCTCAAGGGGCATTATCCCTGATGACTTTTATTCACACACAGAGATGCCCAGGCACCAACTTGGAATGTGCATCATACCCTCTTTTGTGAAATAAAACCATGGTCTTTCAGGAAGGGAGTCAGGCAGAACCTACCCTCACTTCACTCAAATACAAATGTGTCCCTCTGAGTCGCAGGCTGGCACAGCCCTGGGGTCTTGGCTGAGAGAAGGAAGTCCTCCCCAAACTtcagggcgggggcaggggggaaTTGAACATGGATTTCAAACTTAGTCTTGTGTGCCCTAACAAGTAGTCTGGGAGACTGAGCTGGGACACTCTGGGAAACATCATTTGCAGGAAAATCTATGTCATTGGGGCTGGTGGAACAGTATTTGATGGAGACCCTGTAAGAACACAGACTTACCAACCATACTTGTCATAGAGCCTGATGGGCCTGTTTCCACTCAAGGGCAGAGAGACATCCAGGCTGCAGGAGTGTAGGCTGGTCAGCTGGCTAGGGCAGGGAGGCCATGAAAACTCCAAGGACTGGACCATCCATCTCTAGCTGTCAGGGTGCACTCTGCCCCAGATTGGCACCAGACGCCTCTCCTGACTTCCAGCTCGGCAACTAACCTCAGCTTTTCTCCTGTGCTCCCTGTACCTTTGCTCCTGCTCCCCAGTTCACTGGGTCCAAGATTCATCCTCATGCCCTTTACTGACCCCGAGGAAGGGGAAGCAAAAGTTTTGGTGCCTGAGTCTCGGGGATGAGTGCTAAAGAGGAGAGGGGGAGAGTATGCAGGTTCCTGCTTGCAAGGTGGCACCGGGGGGTGGGGTAGAGACTCCACTGAGAGGGTAGGGCCCGGGAATGGGGAAGATGAGCACACCTGTGCCTGTTACCACCTACTTAAGTAAACATGCAGGCAAGGTCATCGATGGCAAGCCAGGGGAGGGATCGAGGGTGCTCTGACAGGAAAGCAGAGTGGTCAGGGTAAGCAGGACAGTGAGTGCAGTGAGGGAAGGGTGAAAGACTGGAGCTCTGTAAGGGGGTCACGAGTTCCTTCTGACAGGGAGGCAGAATGGCAGCAATGAATGGAAACTGCTAAACCCCAGAGGAGGGTGTTTAGAGAACTAGAAGAGGGCCTTCAGGGAAAAGGGAGGACGTGCCAATGTAGCCAGACAGAGCCCACACAGAACACAGACTGGGGGCGCTCCGCTGGCCTGACGGCCTGGATGGTAGCAGAGGCTGACCCAGAGTCCCCACCACAGATTCCAGAGGTACTGTTCTGGAAAATGCTCTGAGGTGGAACAGCTTCCCACCAGGCCTCGTCCCACTCCCTTAACCCCTACCCCGCAGAGAGAGGGCAGAACACAGAATATGAGAAGTCCTTTAATCAAAAACTgctgtggcaaaaccaatacaatattgtaaagtaaaataaattaattaattttttaaaaaaacaactgctGTGAGACTGGGGCAGAGAGGGGGCAAAACAAGGGGCAGAGGATGCCCTGGTGGAGGCAGAACAAGAGGCAACAAGCTTGGCCACAGCTCGCTGGTCCCGGAGGTAACAGCTGCTCCTCTTGCAGGAAGATACTGGGCTCAACCTGTGAAACAGCAGTCAGGGAAGAGCCTCAAGCCAGGGCCAGCCCACAGCCCTGCTCAACAGCCGACGTTGTGGGAAGGGGTATGGAATGTGTAACACTCACTTCAAAGGATCCGGAACTTCTCAGCCAGGTACTGCATGGAGGCTGCAACAGGGAGAGGCATAAACAGGTGCTCCAGACAGACGGACACAGAAGCCTGTCCCCCTGTCCCCGTGGGGAACCACCTAGCCCTGCAACCTGAAACCCACGTACCCCCAGccctgatgcaaagaaagagCTCTGGGCCTGATCGGGCCCCACTACCGGAATTAAATGTGGAGCCATTtcctaaaaggaaacaaaatgtgcCAGCAGCTCTCAAGCTTGGGGCCACGCCCAAACCATTCAAAAATTGTCTCGCAAAATATCCAACAAGAACCTTAGAGGCCACACCAGATCAACAAGGCATCTCTACAAGTCCTATCAGAAGGAACTCTCTAGGACTCGAATGGCTGGCAGAGTGTGCACGCAGTCCACACAGTACGTTGTTACTTGTCCACACGCCCCAGGGGCAGGCTTGCTAGGTTCTCCTCCCCACAGGAATGCTGATCCCTGCGAGGTCCCCTGCACTtgcagcccaccccaccccaagggCCCACCCCGCTTCTGCACTGAGAACCCGCTGCTCTCTGTCCCTGGTTCCTCATACCAAGTTGCTCCTTAAGGTCGTCTATTTCTTTCTGTAGCACCAGACACTAGGCCAGCAGACACAGGAGGAAGAGAAATGGTTAGTATACACccgcctcccctctcctcctcctctcctctcccctgggCCCTCCATCCCAAAGCCAGGTGTCCAGACTGGCAAGGGAAAGACTTTCCTCAGTGGAAAGGAGGTGGGCTCCCTCCCTGGGGTGTGGGATGGGGATGAGGGAGGGGGGCCCACACATGTCCGTTGAACTTGGACCCAGATCCCACCATGGGGTTTGGGTGTGCATTTCCAGGAGTCAGAAGAAGCATTACCCGAGGACAGCCCTGCCTTCCGGGTGGCTGCTGCTGCCTTTTCAGTCTTGGGTGATGGTCAGCTGGTTTCTGGTCACCTGATAGGGAAAAGACACACAATCCAGCTTCCCAGGCTCCCAGTGAGGTGGAAAGGGCCAAGCAGGGTCTAACGTGAGGTGAGGCAGTACCACCCTCTGCTAGCATCAAGCCTCCCCTGCTCTGCCCGGCAGGCAGCCCAAACCTTCTCTCTGGGCCTGCCCCTCCTATTCCGCAGGGGCAGCCACTTCACCACGATGGTCTCCAAAGACTGTGGTTCTGGGTTCGAGCTTCCCAGAGCGGCAGCCACAGCCAGCACCTGGGAGAGCAATATGGGCAAACAGCACTTCACAGAAAAGGCTATTAGCCTGCAGGTCTACGCCCAGAGTAGCTGTTGGGGCACTGCCACCAATCACCCCTGCCAAACAAATCCCACACAGAAGGTGATGGGGCCAGGGTCAGCCCTGTTGACACCCTGTTTCCCATGGGAGAAGTGGCCTGAGAGCAACACTGAGCCCCCAGAAAAGAGAGAGTGAGTCAGAGACAGAGGTTTCTGCCCTCACCCCTGGTCTCCACCCCCCAAATCAAAACCCAGGACACTCACCTGAGGGGCCAGGCCCTCTGGGCATGACTTCTCCCTTGTTCATGGCCACGGGCTTTGAGTTGCCTGAATCCTGCCCACCTCTGATGCTGAGGTTGGCGGTGCTGGGTTCTCCATGATGCACCCGTGGACAAGATGGCCACGGCCTGTCAGTGGCCAGCTGAAAACAAAGATTTCTCACTGATCTGGAGTAAggacgtgtgtgtatgtgtgtgtgtgtgtgcacgcgcggtCACGCACGCGTGCACGTGTGTGTACCAGTGCATTTAtgtgtctatgtctgtgtgtgagagagcTCGTATGATTCAAGACTGAGCTGAGGCAGGGAATTGGAAAGAGAATTGAAAGGCTGATCTCTTTAGCACATTTTCTGTCAGTCAGCCCCAGGCCAGCAGGCAGAGCTAAGCAGGGGACAACAGTGTGGCACTGAGAAAGCCTGGGGCCCCTGCGAGGAAGGTTTGGGGAACAGCCAGGAAGTAGGATTCAGGAAAGTGATGCGTCTAAACACCGAAGCTCTGTGAAGCTTTTAAGGGGTCCCCTCAAATCAATTCCCTTCCACGCCAGCCCCAGCCTCATGGAGGAGGCTGGAAAGAGGCCAAGGGTGGAGAACCGAGCCCAGCACACCCAAAGTGCTACCTTAACGTTTGTCCCTAGTAAAAGGACCCCAAACTGGCATCCTAATGACCCAGTGACGACCCCTGAGGAATGGAGAGAGGGGAGCACGGGGTGAAGACATCAGtcctggggagggtgggaggggaagagtggggagagaggaggggcctGGCATACTCACTTGGCCCTTTGGGACTGGGTCTCTATTTGGGTCGTTGTCTTCCCCTGACACCGCCGTTGCTGCCACCAACTCCCGGGCCCGCCTAGCCACAGATTTCTTCCCAGCGCCGGTGTGCTTGGACTCTTTGGCTCCCCAAGGGACCAAGGCATACTTCTGGGACCTCCCAAGCAGCGGGATGCCGGAGATTGGGGGGAAGGTGGCCGGATCCAGGGGAGTGGCCGAGATTCCCCGTCCCCAGGAAGGGAAGGTTCTCCCCAGGGCAGGTTTGGAGACGCCCCCAAGGGATTTCTTCTCCTGGACCCTCTTCCTCCTAGGACTGGGCCGCGGCAGCCTGCCTGTAGCGGCAGCtgcagtagctgctgctgctgctactcccGGGAAGCTGGGCAGGCTGCCCCCCTTCCCCCAGAGCACGCTCTGTATTTTCTTAGGGGGTGAGATGTCCTCCTGCTCTGCATCGCCCTGCTTGCCCTGCCTTTCCACAACCGAAATCAATCCTCGCGGAGCCGAGGACAGGCAAGTGCCTGGCACGTTAGGGAGAGTCTCCCTGCCTTGGACATTCGAGTGTCTGGGTGTGTCCCGGGGATCCTTGGGGCTGTTCAGCTTGGCCTGGCCTCCGTCTTTGGGATAAATGCTCACCCTCATAGGCTGTATCTCACTGCACTCATCAGAGGACTCGGAGTCGGAGAACAGCCTGGCTGGGCTTACTGAGGGAGGCCACTGGCGATCCACAGCCACGTTAGTGCTTCTCTTAGGGTTCCCCCAGGCCCGGCCCGCCCTGGGCCTGCCGACCCAGTGAGGGCCGGCCTCAGCCCGTGCCGCTTCCCCACACCTCTGGGCGGCCGCGCCTCGACTGCCGGGACACGCCTCGATGTCCCGCAAGGGAGACACGTCGCCGACCCCGTAGCTCTCTGGGGACATGTGTCTGCGGATGCCCAGCAAGTCCAGGTCGGCCAGCTGCCGCAGGATGGCCGCCACTGACTCGTCAGACAGCTGCACGGCGTACCCTGTGTCGTCCGCCGGGGAGCCAGGTCGACCTTCGCAGCCCAACAGCACCGGCCCTCCCGCTTCCAGCACCTCCCGCTCTGACTCGAAGCCCTCAGGGTCTGGGAAGCCATCCCCGCCCTCACCCTCACCACTTTGCGGTGCCCCGGGCTCGGGGCCGGGGTCGGGGCCGGGTCCCGGCGGGGCTGTGGAGCCGGCCTCAAGGCCGCTGGTCTGCTCCCCGCACTCTGAGCCGAAACCCGGTCCCCAAACAAGCACCTCATCATCTGAGGAGCTCATGTCGCGATCTGGGTGGCCGCCGGACCTGGGGCGGCGACGGTTTATCAACCGGGTCGCGGTGGCGGCGGTGATGGCGGTTGGGGCACCTGAGGCGAGTGGCGTCTGGACGTGCCGTCAAGCACCACAGGCACCGCACGCAAGAGATCGCCGCAAACGACGCGAGGCTTTCAGCGTGCCAGCGCTGCCGCCTCCTCATTGGTCCGGTTCCCGCCAACCAGCACGCGCCTTGTTTGCCCGCCCCCTCGACGTGTAACCAATGGGGTCGAGGGCCTCCTCTGGTTTGTTGCCAAGCCCAAAAGCCATGCCGGCAGGTGGCGAGTTGGCTGATGAAGGTCATGCTGCGAGTGTATCTCTGTCAAGCCTCTCGTCCCACCTCCTCCTGTCCCACCTCCCCTTTCGGTTAGAGTCACAGCCCTGAGTTCTGACTGTGTACGAAGTGGGTGGAGCCGGAGGCTGAGGGCGGGGGGTTGGGGTGGGTACTGAGGGTGCTGGGCGCCTAGCACGTGCTGAAAGCATTTGCCAGCCTTCCTTCCACCACAAGTCTTATGACCCAATGGGAGAATGGGCAGAAGAATCCTGCACTCAGTGATGAGTGGTCGGCGTACTTCTCCCTAAGTGGCCAGAGGACAAAGGGATCGTAATTTTGTTCTGTAACATCTCTGCCTCAACTGCTCCATCAAACgttcttggcaggcagatttgggGGACAGACTGGGGTTGACCTCACTCCCTCAGCTCTTTCCCCACTCTGAGGCAATTCAAAGAAGAGAGAGTCTCAGTCAGTGTCCAGTTACACCCGCAAAGATGCTCACCCCTGCTGATCCTGCAGATGTAAACTAAAACCACGAATCGGGCTTCACACACTAGGATGACAAGCTTCCAAGTGCTTAACCATTCTGAGAGTGGGAGAGTTTAGGAGCAAACCTCTGTGGTGGTGGTGCAAGAAATCCATTTGGGAGGTAATTTGGCACAATCTATGAAAGGCAACTTACACAGCAGAGACCCCGTGCCCGGCACTCTTCTAAGTGCTGTACGTAAATAGTAATGCTTCCTTGTGACACTCCTAGGACCATAGTACTAATGATTACCAGCctcttacaggtgaggaaacaggtaCTGAGAGGTTCGGCCACTGGCCCATGGTCATTTGGCCCATGGGAATCAGTGGTAGAATTGAAGCCaagcagtctgactccagagtccttGCTTTGATCCAAAGATCtaaaaaagctatttttttcccctctatcaGGAAGTCCACTGCCTGGCACATCTTCTAAAATTGAGGGTTTATTTCTCAGATGTCTGTTTTACTCCACTGGTCTATTTGTTAATATGGCAGTAACACacagttttgattactgtagctttgtaatgttTTGAGATCAAGAAGTGTGAGTTATCTACTTTTTCTTTGTCCAAATTGCTTTGCCTATTAAGGATCTCTTTAGATTCTACTTAAATTTTAGGacaagtttttctatttctgtaaagcatgctattgggattttgatagggtttgctttgtttttgttttttgtttttttttccacttggtaTTATCTTTAATTAGAAAGACTTTTCCAATCTCATCACATAGAGATCATTTTATCCACTGCTCTGTTTGGCTGCCAATCTCTTATCTCTCTCCTCAGCAATGGTAAGGCGAATACCCTTTCCACGAGGAAGAGAGATCCACGGTTTGTTGCCTTTGccaataatgaaaatgtttgagAGCCATGTGGCAAAGCTGTTGCCGTTCGCATCTTTCACATGAACTACATCAAAAGAACCTAGATGCCTCTCCCGGTTTGAAATCACACCAATTCTTCCCAGGTTAGCACCTCCAGTCACCATGCACAGGTTACCAGTGTCAAATTTGATGAAATCAATAATCTTGCCAGTCTCCAAGTCAATCTGAATGGTATCATTCACCTTGATCAGGGGATCAGGGTAACGGATGGCACGAGCATCATGGGTTACCAGATGAGGGATTCCTTTTGTCCCCACAAATATCTTTCTTACTTTGCACAATTTATACTTGGCCTCCTGAGGTGTAATACGATGAACAGCAAAGCGACCCTTGGTGTCATAGATCAAACAAAAATTCTCTCCAGTCTTATCAATGCCGATGACATCCATAAAACCAGCAGGGTAGGTTATATCTGTGCGGACTTTGCCATCGATCTTAATAAACGCTGCACGCAAATCTTCTTTACTTCATCTCCAGTTAGGGCATACTTAAGTCTATTCCTTAGGAAAGTGATTAGGGGGAGACACTCCCTTAGCTTGTGGGGGCCGGTAGATGGACGAGGGGCAAACACACCAGTCAGTTTATCCAGCATCCAATGTTTTGGAGCTGCTACGCATTTCAGGGGCTTCTTGGGACCCCGAGCCATGGCTGCGCTAGGCATGAAAAGAGGAGGGTTTGCTTTGGATCTGTAGATCACTCTGGGTAGTGTGTTAGAAGAACAGATccagtggagtgtgtgtgtgtgtgtgtaaaagaatTGACTCATTCAATTATAGAAGCTGGTGAGTCCCAAGATCTAGAGGGTGAGTTGGATAGCTGGAGACCCAGAAGAGCCTGTGGTTTAGCTCTAGTCCAGGTTAGAAGGCCTAAGAACCAAACCAGTAGAGCTGATATTTCAGTTTGAGTctaaaggcaggaaaagaagctgATGTCCCAGGTCCAAAGGCTTTCACGCAGGAGGAATTCTCTTACATGAGGAaaggttgcctttttgttttattcagccTATCAGCTGATTAGGTAAAGCCCACCCACGTTGTCAGGGGGAAATCTGTTTTACCCAGTtgactgatttaaatgttaatctcatgaAAAAGCACCCTacagaaacacccagaataatgtttgactaaATATCTAGGCACTCTGTGGAccagtcaagctgacacataaaattaagcaCCTCAGATAGTATGGGCTGCTTGACAATATTTAGTATTCCAGTCTGTGCAGACAGatgcctttccatttatttgtctttttcagtttctttcagcaatgttttgtagtttgcAGTGTACAAGTTTTTTGACTCCTTGCTTGAGTttattcctcagtattttatccttttttgcTGCTAATgtcaatggaattgttttcttaatttccttttcaaattgtTCTTTGTTAGTGTATAGTAATACAACTGAATTTTGCTTTTGGATTTTGTGTCCTAcaactttgttgaatttgtttattagttcta comes from Bos taurus isolate L1 Dominette 01449 registration number 42190680 breed Hereford unplaced genomic scaffold, ARS-UCD2.0 Leftover_ScbfJmS_1343, whole genome shotgun sequence and encodes:
- the LOC112445426 gene encoding uncharacterized protein CXorf49 homolog translates to MSSSDDEVLVWGPGFGSECGEQTSGLEAGSTAPPGPGPDPGPEPGAPQSGEGEGGDGFPDPEGFESEREVLEAGGPVLLGCEGRPGSPADDTGYAVQLSDESVAAILRQLADLDLLGIRRHMSPESYGVGDVSPLRDIEACPGSRGAAAQRCGEAARAEAGPHWVGRPRAGRAWGNPKRSTNVAVDRQWPPSVSPARLFSDSESSDECSEIQPMRVSIYPKDGGQAKLNSPKDPRDTPRHSNVQGRETLPNVPGTCLSSAPRGLISVVERQGKQGDAEQEDISPPKKIQSVLWGKGGSLPSFPGVAAAAATAAAATGRLPRPSPRRKRVQEKKSLGGVSKPALGRTFPSWGRGISATPLDPATFPPISGIPLLGRSQKYALVPWGAKESKHTGAGKKSVARRARELVAATAVSGEDNDPNRDPVPKGQLATDRPWPSCPRVHHGEPSTANLSIRGGQDSGNSKPVAMNKGEVMPRGPGPSGDQKPADHHPRLKRQQQPPGRQGCPRCLVLQKEIDDLKEQLASMQYLAEKFRIL